In Cryptomeria japonica chromosome 1, Sugi_1.0, whole genome shotgun sequence, the sequence aaaacattagATTAGTGTTTATTAGTGGCATGCACTTTAGTGCACGTATATATTGTAAATCACAAGGTAACAACTGTGATAGAGAACTTACTTCTTAACAGCTTCATTAAAGAGTTTAATCTCCTCAATAGTTCCATAAGTATCATAGATatcatccacaatagttgcaagagCACAAAGCTTTGCAAAATCACGTCTATAGGCAGAATACTTAGCATCTATACAATATGCACATGCCAACGCAAAATATTCTACATGACGATGACGAGCAAAATCCACTTTGTCTAAATCTGAATCCTTCCACCATCtaaacacaacatgaacacaattTTTAATTTCCTATAAAAACCAAATCACAAAAtactgaaaaaataaaataatattaataaacatTGAAGTTCTTACCAAAACATTGTATGAGGGAGCTTGCCAAGGAAACGGATTTAAagacttaaaaattaaaaattctatATGAGTCTCACATATTTTAATTGCTCTAACATAGTTGCCGTGTACTTTCACCTCAAGATCTGATATCTACTCATAATAAATGTAACTTACTGTAATATTGATTGAAGCTCTTGCCGATGGACTGACTGCATGATATTGAAGTCCAGTTTAGCCAGATTTAGAATTTCTTTATTACCAGAAAACCTGAAAATCAGAGATAAAAGGTTAAACTTTCTATTAATGAATAAGCCGTGGATAATCATGAGAGGTAAAAAGAAAAACTATGTTGAAAAGTAATGCCATTACTCCGTCCATGATGTGTTTTCGCCATATATGTCCATGTAATTCCTTGCTTCGATCCTGGGCAGATTTGTGTGCCAGCCGTACTCCATGTTGTACTTTATCTGCGTGTTAAAATATTATGTTAGGTTTTAAATGAAAATGATTCTCTATTGCTAAAACTAGAGCTTCTGGTCACCATCACCTCTCGTGAAAGAATGGAACTGATATCAGTCCTCTGTAGAGCTTGATTCAAATATGTTGTTGCAAAGGCTTTAGCCTCGTCCATAATATTCTCCCCTGGAAAAGCAATTAAGGAAGCTCTATAAAGGTTAAGAATACTTCCTATCTTCTCTTCCTCTGATTGAGTTGACGGACACAAGAACTGCCCATCATTTCCTTTGAAGTGTCTTAACACATCTGCATGCACAAATGAAAACTTAAACAATATGAAAGAAACGAGAGGAATGAAAACATAACCAATAAAGAAACAGCCATTACAAGCAGGTGTTAATCACCTGAAGAAACGGGATATCTGTTCAGTCGAAGGATTCGAAGTCCCAAGGCTGCGGTATTCAGATCTCTAGGGCAATCACTCCAATATCTGctaacaaattattttattttattcatataaCAATCACATCAATGTTAGCTTTTGCAGAGCAAACTTAGCCAATGTACTATTTTTATTATAAGATTTTAACAAACCTGTAAACATAATCAAGTGCTTGGGATATTTCATTTTTGAAGTGCCTATCTATTGCAAGGCGTTGAACTTTATCCACCAGCACAAGGCGCTCAAAAGCGTTCTCTGCACAAGATTTACCACTTTTTGCTGTGGGCATTTCATTGAACATGTCCTTGATCTCTGCAATAAGCCTCTCAGCACTCTCCTTGTAATGAGAATCCTGTAAAATTTTGACACTCTTGTTCATATGATCATCtaaaaaactagaaaaatgaataaGAGAATGTGAAAATCAGTTAAAATGAAATCCGCTTGCCTCATATTGCTGCTCTCGGATAGTTTTTATAATATCATCGTCCCACAAGTTGGGATGATGATTGCCTGTGCGCCGAGTCAGACCTTCAACACTGGTGGTGGAAGCCTTATTAAGCCTGCTCTTGCTCAAGCTTGGCAAACTTTTATTGAAAAGCTTGACATGATGGTTGGGTGGAGATTTTAAGCATGAGCTCAAAACAGAGGGGGAAACAGAGTAAAGAGCCATTGAAATTGAAAGGATTTGCACACCAGCAAAGGCCCTACGGTGGCCTTTTATAACAAGAGGTGATGAATTCTGTCACAAATTTTCAAATAGGCACCTTTGATATGATCGAATATTACTAATTTTGTCCGAAACGTCCACCTAATTTTTCTATCTATAGTTAGTAATTATTTGTCCTTTATTTTCCTAGTTGTCTATGAAAAGAATAAATTCATCCTTAAATTATTCTTAATTATTtgtcctttattttcatatttgtttaTAAAAAGAATAAATTCATTGCGAAATTATTCAGTTTGTCAATTCTACATATTATTCGTAAATTTCCATTATTAttatgaagaatgcaaaagaagtcTACCTTCACCCACCATTGACAAGACAAGCATATAAATACAAATTGTAGGATCAATCACGAAGAATTGTTTTTTCATAAGTCTTTTTTTAATTTGTTAGAAACAAAGGTGTGTAAAAAAGGTTAAATCAAGTACTATTTATATAAGGTGAAACCTTAAATGATGTTTGGAGGTTAACTCTTATAAAAATATCTAGTCTTCTTGTTTCCTTTTCAACATTATTCTTATTTCTTCTTATGTTGTCATAGTATCACAATCAAGAAATGGTGATGGGAGTCCTAATTGGACCAATTTTTTACTGGGTCCTCCATTTTTAATACAATTTGTTCTAATATAGACAATTGGGTCTTGCATTTAAGGGTGATCTTATTTCAACTCAAAAATTTATTAGCATTTACATTAGAAACCCTTATGTTATTGACACATATAGTGAGAAGAACTACATCCAAATCATTATACAACTTTTCATCCAATTCTTGAGCTTGGGGGGATTTTGGAGAATCTCTGATACAATTTTCTCTAGTTCAAACTTTACACGGACACTTAGCACCAAAGAATctaaaatgaatgttattgttagcCCGAGTTCTAAAATTTTTATTGTTGTTCTTCTCTAATAAGAAATATAAATTTCTATTATCAATAATTTTGTAGCCCTGTATTAGCTCTTCCTGTAGCTGTGTTATCCATTGTTCTTTTAATTGCACCTCCACTTGCACTTGTTTGTATGCATCCTCAAGTTTATGAGATTTATATGCAAATGGTATATTTTATCCATTCTCTTATGCTCTTATTGATTATCCCTTTAATTTTTCTTGTAAGAATCTAATGTTATATTGAACTTTAGCAACTTAGTTTGAAATTTTGCTTTCTTAGACTGCTCGACTTGGAAAGTCTCAATTGAAACTGTATCTTTTAGCTCTAGAGTCAATATTTTGATCTCTTGTTCCTAAGACTTTACCTCTATCTATAGATATTTCATTGTATCTTTCACACAAGAAAATTCAAACTCCTTTTTCTCCTATTTAACTTTAGAAAATTTGATCTAACAAATTTTTGAGAGTCCTCCATCAACTTCACTTTAACTTATTTAATGAGATTGATAAATATTTAGTACATCTATATGGATTAAGTATTTGAATGATTCTCTTGtggtttgtatatttttttattcatctATGTGATCATTTGTGACTATTGAGTGGGTTTATATAGAGGCCTTATATAGGGCTTTATTAAGgattttcctttcctttttctcCTTGCTTCTACTCaagtatccaatgcatgatgtgcatcctacatttatttatataaatgtGTTAGTGATTAGATAACACAACATGTAATAGCATATCCCTGAGGAAACCCATAAGTGATGGTAATTATCTACTAACTAAATGATTGTTGGGTTCCAATAGGTAATGGAGACAAGACCATGGATGTACATGTAGAAAAAATGGGGAAAGGATTGAGATATGATGGGTAGGTGACACAACAGATAAAGGTGATAGAATTGAAATATATGGAATACTAAAAGATTGCATGAGTTGCAATGAAATGGATGAGGAATATAAGTGGTAAGAACTTGATGGACTATAGTGATGGGCGAGGCAATAGAGAATGAAAGAATGGATTGAGATGAAGTAGAATAAGAAGGTAAATAAATAATTACTTGTGCAGATACTGTGGCTATTGGTGATGTAGAGATTGGTGCCTTGGTATTTCCTCATTAGAGTCCCTTTGAAACTTGTGTCTTATTTTCTTTATATGGGTTATTCTACCAACAAGGATCTTGATTATTTAACATTTTTAAATTAGGGAACACTAATATTATATAGGTTTAGACATGATTTTCTTATATATCTCCTCCATTTTGCTCTTCTTCTTATTGTGATATTAAATGATTCCATGAGCCTATGTGATTTTTATCCTAGGATCTCTAGACACCAAAGCTAATTGGATCAAATGAGATGTTTTGTAATATTTTATCTCGTGTATGGCCCATTATAAGATCAATCCCATAATTTGTTTGTCGTATTCCTCCTCTCCTTGCTCCTCAAAAGGTTTTTTTGGATATACATTACTCATTTCATAGGGTGATGCTAGTGCAACATGTTCTTGATCTACCATAACATTTCCCAGGTTTTATCCATTTTCCACTACTTCAAAACTCTTGTTTTGCTTAGATATAATTTTTTACGTTTAATTTTGATAGGAATTTATCTTTTCTTCATTCCATTTTaccttttttaaagatttttttaggcCAAAGATTATTATTCTTGATGGAGCATACACACATGTAGTTTGATATGGGGTCCCTTAAGCAAGACATGGCTTCGTAGGGAGCTCGTTGACCCTGAAATACATATTAGATGAATCAACAATTGTCACTTCCCATTTTGAGCCCTCTAAATTATGTTATATATTGTTTTGCATTCTAATTATAATCTCAAAGCTACTTTTATGAACAATCATACTATGATGatgatataaatttatataaacttGATATGGTTTTTAATTGATGTACGTGTGAAATTTACTAGCATAAGATGTAATGAATTATTCATATTATGTTCTAATGATATGATTTGTTAGACTAAATACCTCATTGGTTTCATGAAGTAGATTTAAGAGATAGTTTTACTCTTCCTAGACAAGGACAAAGAGAATCACCAAAGCTCAAGGGAagcaaatccaaaaaaaaattaaaggcCATCATGAAATTAATAACACACATACACTCTCTGTGTTGtatgtttgcaataaattttgttTTTCACCTTGAGCTATGTAATTATTTTGAATTTGTCTATTTTGTCCTAATATTATCTAGAAAAGGTAAGTGTGGTTATTGTTTGAGGATCTAGAACATTCTTTTTATGtaagaaaaatatattttcttaTTTAATGTAGATATTTCTATATAAGAATATAAATGAGATAAAAATTATATACTAATATAAATgcatacatttttttaaaattataaatattctaATTTGAGAATTTATTTATCTTGGTTTTAAGTTGATTGCTAAAATATGAATAATTTTAAAGAAATTTGAATATATAtgatataaatgtatgtatgtttgtCTGTCTCtctatctgtatgtatgtatgtatgtatgtatgataagATTGAATAGTCGCACCTTGAAATGCTAATGATCGTTATTAATAAATTAGGTCATGGTCACCAATCGGACCATTGAAGAATGAATCTCCTACCCTACAAACCTCAAGTCTATTTCTAAATCAATTATTTATGTGACATGATGCAATTATCCTTCCCCCATCCTATGATTTGTGCTACTCATTCTCAACATAAGGGTAAAGTGTATATACTCAATGTATTATATATGTTGTCAATATTGAGGGTGGCCAAAGATGAAGAATATTTGGAATTTATGAAGATCCTTATCAATTTGTTAACTCCACATAGTGGAGAGAAAAGAGGGATTATAGAAATTATCTTCACTTCATGAGATACGATTCCACCTCTATAAAGACCTTGTTAACCTAATTCTATGTTTTATTTGTGCATACATGCTTCAATGTGATCTAACCAAGTACTCATATATTCAAGGTGTACTTGTGATGCTTCCATAGATATGGTGTTGAAAGATTAGTTGGTTTTTGTATAGTGAGCTCTTGAATATTAAGATTCTTAAATATGGAGTAGTTGTGTTAAAGTTATGCTACATTGTGATGTTGAAGATTCTAGTTGGATGAGTTAAGGTTGATGTGATTTATGTCTATGTGCTACTCTTCTTCATTCACAACTTATGTGATATGGCTTTCAGTGTCTAtaattatgttagaaaataatgtTGTCATTTATATTATGTATCATAGATTATTGTCAACTTATTGATGAGAGGTCATTATCTATTTCTATATGGTTTATACCTTTTTTCTCAATTAAGGTTGTGATGCTATAATGATTACTCTAGATGCTTAAGAGATATGTGGAAGATATTATTTAGTTgtacttttgatgatgatgttcaGTATATAATTATGATGTTTCATGATTGAAATTCTCTATGGTCAAGATGATATGAGATTAGTGATGTGATATAATTATTAATCCTTAGATGTAATGCAATTGATGTTTGTTATTTTTCAAGTTTATATTGTCATTTCATATATGATCCATTGGTACATTACTAATGCCAATTGCGAGTGTCCAGGTACATGTACCAATGGGCAATTGGGGTTGATCTCTCACTCCTTAATATGATTCCTTAATGTAGTTGATATTCTCTCATATGGAGGAGATTGGATCATATGTTAGTTTTGTACCTGTGTTTTATTCCATAATTGTAAGCTTGAGTATGATTGTGGTATTGTGTTAAAATGTGTAATGTTGTTTTGGGTTTTTAATTCTAAAAGTGTTAAGGTCTTGTGCATGATATCTTGTGGAAAAATTTCATGTTTATAATTTGTGTTTCTAGGCCTTTATTTGACCCATTAAGCCTTTTAGGAAAAGAAATTTAAGTTCCTAAGGGTATAGTATAGGTTTGGGGGTATTTTAAAATTGAGTAAAAATTCATGCACAAGTTTTGAAAGGTGGTTAGAGATGATATGATTCACCTCTCAATGTATTTTCTCCCAAGTGGTAGGAGAGAATTGGTCGAGAGGTGCGTAATAGAGTGggtaagtgaattttttttattttttaaaaaatacacATGTGGATCCAGTTGAAAATTGGAAGCATGTTTGCAAATCAAACACAATCTAAAtgatagaaaataagaaaaaataaatgataaaataatCTAGGGATTAATGAACAAATTGAAAATCTGTAAACCAAAAGAAGCTATACCCATGTGGGAGATCCAAACATGGGGTTTTTTTCACACTCAAATCCAAATTCATGCCCTTGCAAAATTTTGGCCATAGTCTCTCATCTTCAACTTGCACACCCAAAAATTAATGAAATGGACTAAGAAAGCTCTTTTCTATTGTTACTTAAAGGTTAGGGTTTCTGCATGTTGCCCTAAATTCCAATGGTGATAAAAGACTTAATCCAATGGTAGAGATTGGTTGCATAGTCCATTAAAAGACTAATCTAATGTAAAATTTAATTAACCTAGATTAATTAGTAAACTAATCCATGGTGGGGTCCCATGTGACTAGGGACCCTCACTTTATGTGGTTTAAAAACAACTTTGAAGAGTGAATTTTAACTTGGGTCTATTTGAGCCTAGATAATATAAATTCCTATTTGAGCCTAGATAATATAAATTCAATATAGAGCTAGATAGGAGTAATTTAACTTAAATGTATATAAGATTACTTatattgtgaaatattatattaaacGAGACCtaatagatgatttatttgataaTCAACAATGGAATGATTAATAAACGTTTGATTTATAACACTaaagaaaatttcaaatatttattaGATGCTAATGTGATTACCATGGTTGATATTTTTCTAGGACTTATATCCTTCTTTAAATTAAGTAAATAAAGTGGatttataaataaaaaacaaattattattattattgtcacTTGAGGGGTTTTATAAtgctaattaaaaaaaattggggtAGAGTTTAGGTTGTGTCATGTTTTCTCCTTGTAGACGGAGTAGGCATGGCATGTGAAGTATAGAGTACTCTTTATTACTCTAGTAAGGAATGTAGAAAGGAAAGGTTTCTttagaacatgtataaaatgaagGAGAAATCGTAGAGTTTCTAGGGAGAAATAAAATAAGAAGCTAGGGAGGAGAAAGGGGCTCAAAAGATAGAGAAGGATTTTTAGGGAGAATTCCATTGCAAAACACATTAAATAGAAATTCTAAGAATATAAAATCAAGAAATGTCAACTTTCTTTTACATACTttgatcatcatgtaataaattttAAGTAATTTTTGTATGATTGTGCATAATTTTTTTTGGATATATGGTGATTGATAGATAAGTTGAGGTCATGGGCTTAAGGGATCAATGTTCCACAAAACTTTAtcctacaataaaatattttagtaCTCATATAAACAAATGTACACACGTCTATAGTAATGAGTATCTTTCTTAAGTATTATTTATGGATAAGAAAGCgaaagtacacacacacacacacacacacacacacacacacacacacacacacacatatatatatgtatgtatgtgtgtgtgagtATATGtaagtgtatgtgtatgtgtgtgtatgtatgtgtatgtttatgcatatgtgtatgtgtatgtgtatgtttatgggtatgcatatgtatatgcttatgtgtatgcgtatgcatatgcacatgtgtatgtgtatgtatacaatgtgtatgtttatataaatatacacatgtatgtatgtatgtatgtatgtatgtatgtatgtgtatgtgtatgtgtatgtgtatgtgtatgtgtatgtgtgtatgtgtatgtgtatgtgtgtatgtgtatgtgaatATATGTctaagtatatatacacatatatgtatgtgtatgtgtgtatgtgtatatatgtctaagtatatatacacatatatgtatgtgtatgtgtgtatgtgtatatatgtctaagtatatatacgcatatatgtatgtgtatgtgtatgtgtatgtgtatgtgtatgtgtatgtgtatgtgtatgtgtatgtgtatgtgtatatatatgtatgtgtatgtatacatgtgtgtatgtatgtattatgtttatgtatttatctatgtatctatgtgtgtatatgtatgtatcaatgtatatttgtgtatgtatgtgttgttggcaaattggaggaattgattatgtgttgcattgatgttttgtcattgatggcaatacccgctgttttggttgtttaccaattttCGGTAGGTTCTGGTAGAGCAGTTCGATTataatattgatctggtatgcttggtttatggaattggtttggatctgacattcatgctatttagatgtgtatcatgatcagttggtttaggatttgataactcaggagctatcatttgttctagtaagccttttggtaatcggtaagggttttaccaatagagATTTGTTTAAGATATTTTGacgcacttgataagtggtgttagtggagcttctagatggcttttaggatgttgtttgttatctttttcatgttcttattgatcggtggtgttggatttcgtttatggcgacctattttaggtctgactctatctaggttatggaccgatttatgtaacctGTTGGTGGATGATTATGATGCATTACcaattggatctattgattggattatgttatttcagtcttaggccgacttggttgatcattggattgcgagtttatgttatgaatttattgtattatcttttaggtggctgacctaattgtttaggtctcgggttggtataaatatgatgtaagatctccttgtagatggtgggtttttgggatataggattatctatgtgtgaataaggttgtaatcatatgcagaggttttggtcgatcataggtgattgcaTTGGATTGATGAAAgtggtttaagacctttggtactgagcttaaccaaaactgtaatcaggcataggagatgctattcttgaagttcactcttctttctagattgtagtctagatttattttgtagtcagtgaggcttattttatgatgagcagtgtgctctaggctattggccttcttgcatgtgtaggcctctctttttgtaatcacatactgcagaagtattatctgactgtgggtaggcttcccacttttgtttttccctttatcgggttttccacgtacaaatcttgttgTTATCTTTtctggatggttggtaaatgttatttggtttatatttgtgcttaactgttatatattTTCTATGTAGATATTTAGTTTATGTATTCTGATaatgttttaatgcttaaagttctataatttgttgacaattgattcaccccccctctcagttgtccactgattatctgagttgtctaacaattggtatcagggtctggtcctctctatagaagcttaactgcttgaggaagatcctatggcacctaatagttcaagttcatctgtagTTGTTTTCGGGAGAGAAATTCCTtcgcttgatggaacaaattatagagtatggaagattcagatggagactcatctgagatgtcttggcaaggagatttgggagatcactgagaaagaatatacacctcatgatctggcatctggcaatcctcttttgacaggcttggataaggacattgaaaatgattgtagagctagagaaacccTTTTGTGTGCAATTTTTGATcagcaagttatgggactaactaacaaatcaactgcaaaggctatatgggataaattggagactctgaatgaaggtgaccctactgttaaaattgctaaacttgatggttaccgagtgagatatgagaacctaaaggtggaagaagatgaaaggattattgcttttatggagagagttaattgaattgttttgggaattcagtgttgtggtgtatctctgagcaaagatgaaatagtttctaaagt encodes:
- the LOC131070110 gene encoding alpha pinene synthase, chloroplastic yields the protein MALYSVSPSVLSSCLKSPPNHHVKLFNKSLPSLSKSRLNKASTTSVEGLTRRTGNHHPNLWDDDIIKTIREQQYEDSHYKESAERLIAEIKDMFNEMPTAKSGKSCAENAFERLVLVDKVQRLAIDRHFKNEISQALDYVYRYWSDCPRDLNTAALGLRILRLNRYPVSSDVLRHFKGNDGQFLCPSTQSEEEKIGSILNLYRASLIAFPGENIMDEAKAFATTYLNQALQRTDISSILSREIKYNMEYGWHTNLPRIEARNYMDIYGENTSWTEFSGNKEILNLAKLDFNIMQSVHRQELQSILQWWKDSDLDKVDFARHRHVEYFALACAYCIDAKYSAYRRDFAKLCALATIVDDIYDTYGTIEEIKLFNEAVKKWDSSLPNSLPENIKIAYKAFYMAINESAQVAKKTQGRDMLPYLREVWEHYLKALTKEAEWLANGYIPSLEEYLENGAPSSGYRVTMLQPTLTLDSLLPDKILLEMDYPSRFNELLCLTLRLKGDTRTFKAEANRGELVSGISCYIKDHPGSSEEDALDYLKDLLQRRLKELDWEYLKPNNVPAISKDHAYNIARSCQLLYKERDGFTNSNKDIKDLVSQILLEPVPM